The following nucleotide sequence is from Aneurinibacillus soli.
GACGAGATGAAGGAAGCAGCACGGGCCTTGAATTTTGAGCGGGCGGCTGAGCTGCGCGATCTGATTCTTGAATTGAAAGCGGAAGGATGATGACGGACGTATGAGTCGTGAGAATATTGTCATTAAGGGCGCACGCGCCCATAACTTGAAAAATGTTGATATTACGATTCCACGCGACAAGTTTGTGGTTCTGACCGGATTGTCCGGTTCAGGGAAATCGTCGCTTGCGTTTGATACGATTTATGCCGAAGGCCAGCGTCGCTACGTGGAGTCTCTTTCTGCGTATGCGCGTCAGTTCCTTGGCCAGATGGACAAGCCGGATGTGGACTCTATTGAGGGACTTTCTCCGGCGATCTCCATTGACCAGAAAACAACAAGTCGAAACCCGCGTTCTACTGTGGGGACCGTCACCGAAATTTATGATTACTTGCGTCTGTTGTATGCTCGCGTCGGACGTCCACACTGTCCGGAGCACGGGATCGAAATCACGGCGCAGACGGTCGAACAGATGGTGGACCGGATTGTGGCGTATCCTGAGAAAACCCGCTTGCAAATTCTTGCTCCGCTTGTTCAGGGGCGCAAGGGGGAACATGTAAAACTGCTCGAAGAGACTCGCACGCAGGGATATGTGCGTGTGCGCATCGACGGAGAGGTACGGGATCTGTCTGAGGAGATCAAGCTTGAGAAGAACAAGAAGCATACGATTGAAGTTGTGATCGACCGCATTGTGGTGAAAGAAGGTATTGAGAGCCGTCTGGCTGACTCGCTTGAGACGGCGCTTCGCCTGGCAGAAGGTCGTGTGCTCGTTGATGTAATGGAGAAGGAAGAGCTGCTGTTTAGTCAGAATCTCGCCTGCCCGACTTGTGGCTTTAGCATGTCCGAGCTTGAGCCGCGTCTGTTCTCTTTTAATAGCCCATTCGGTGCTTGCTCGACCTGTGACGGTCTAGGTAGCCAGCTGGAGGTTGACCATGATCTAGTCGTACCGGACAAGACAAAAAGCGTGAACGAAGGGGCACTTGATCCGTGGAATAGCTCCACATCGGAATACTACGGCCAGATTTTGAGCTGCGTCGCGAAGCATTATGCGATTGACCTCGACAAACCGTTCGAGGAACTGACAGACGAGCAGCAACATGTACTTTTGTTCGGTAGCGGGAAAGAGGAGCTTCTTTTTCGTTACAAGAGTGATTTTAGTACGACCGTACGAGAGACGCATACAACATTTGAAGGCGTGGTCAACAACGTACAGCGTCGCTATCGGGAGACAGGATCGGACCATGTTCGTCAGCAGCTCGAACTGTACATGAGTCAGAAAGATTGCCCGACTTGCAAGGGAGATCGACTACGTCCAGAAGCACTTGCGGTGCTTATAGGTGGTAAAAGCATTGCGTATGTAACCGATCTGTCGGTTGTTGATGCGCATGTGTTTTTTGATACGTTAGCGTTGACCGATAAGGAGATGCAGATTGCTCGCCTGATTTTGAAAGAGATCAAGGCACGTTTGCAGTTCCTTGTGGATGTTGGACTGGATTACTTGACAATGAGCCGCTCAGCTGGCACGCTGTCCGGTGGAGAGGCGCAGCGTATCCGCCTGGCGACCCAGATTGGTTCGAGTCTCATGGGTGTGCTCTACATTCTCGATGAGCCGAGCATCGGCCTGCACCAGCGTGATAATGCGCGTCTGATTAAGACACTTGAGCATATGCGCGATCTGGGCAACACACTGATCGTAGTCGAGCACGATGAAGATACGATGATGGCAGCAGATTATATTATTGATATCGGGCCAGGCGCGGGCATTCATGGCGGGCAGGTCGTAGCGCAAGGAACGCCCAAGGAAGTTATGGATGATCCGAACTCGCTGACCGGCCAGTATTTAAGCGGGCGCAAGTTCATTCCAGTGCCGCTCGAACGCCGCCAGTCGAACGGCAAATGGATTAAAGTGACGGGTGCGAAGGAGAACAACTTGCGCAATGTTACGCTCAACGTGCCGCTTGGTGTGTTTACGTGTGTAACTGGGGTATCCGGTTCGGGTAAATCGACGTTGATTAATGAAATTTTGCATAAGGCGCTTGCGCGGGACTTGCATAAATCAAAAGCAAAGCCAGGTTCATTCCGTAAAATCGAAGGCATTGAGCATCTGGATAAAGTCATCGACATTGACCAGTCGCCAATCGGCCGAACGCCGCGTTCCAATCCGGCGACATACACTGGCGTATTTGACGACATTCGGGACTTGTTCGCGCAGACGAATGAAGCGAAGATGCGTGGGTATCAGAAAGGCCGTTTCAGCTTCAATGTGAAGGGCGGTCGCTGTGAAGCGTGCCGAGGGGACGGGATTATCAAAATTGAGATGCACTTTCTGCCAGATGTATATGTGCCGTGTGAAGTATGCCATAGCAAGCGGTACAATCGTGAAACGCTCGAAGTACGCTACAAGGGTAAGAATATTGCCGATGTGCTTGCGATGACGGTGGAAGATGCGCTTGAGTTTTTCAAAAACATCCCGCGCATTCAGCGTAAAATGCAGACGCTGTTCGATGTAGGTCTTGGCTATGTGAAGCTTGGCCAGCCTGCGACGACGTTATCCGGTGGGGAGGCACAGCGCGTAAAGCTGGCATCTGAGTTGTACCGCCGCAGCAATGGCAAAACGTTGTACATTCTGGACGAGCCAACAACCGGTTTGCATATTGATGATATTGATCGTCTGCTTCGTGTGCTACAACGTCTTGTAGATGCGGGAGATAGTGTACTTGTCATTGAACACAATCTGGACGTGATTAAGACAGCTGACCATATTGTTGACCTTGGCCCAGATGGTGGAAGCCGAGGGGGTGCGATTGTGGGAGAAGGAACACCGGAAGACCTGGTTAAGGTCGAGGAATCTTACACGGCCCACTTCCTCGCACCTGTGCTTGCACGTGACCGGGAACGGTCTGAAGCCCGCCTGCAGATGCGATAAATCCAGATGTGAATGTAAAATGAAAGGCCCGCTGTCAGATGGCTCTGGCAACGGGCCTTTCTAGGAAATGTGATACAATAGAAGCAAGTATTGTAGAAAGAAAGGGTGGAACAGGTGAAGAAAACATATGTGCGGGACATTATTAATTATTTTCATCTAAAAGTGGCTGCTGGAGAGGCCGGTGTGCGGCGGGAAATCACGGTAAGCGACATCAGTCGTCCGGGTCTCGAGATTGCCGGGCATTTTCAGTTCTACCCGGCCGAGCGCGTACAATTGCTTGGACAGAAAGAAATGAGCTTTTTTAGCATGCTATCTGATGCAGAGAAGGAAGAAAGTGCCGGACGCCTGCTGGATGAGAAGACACCATGCATCTGCGTGGCGCATGGCTGTGAAATCCCGACGATTCTCCTCGAAAAGGCCGAAGAACGTGGAATTCCGGTGCTGACCTCTCCGCTTGCGACTACGAAACTGTCAAGCAAGCTGACTACATATTTAGAAGGGCGATTGGCCCCGACGACGACGATGCACGGGGTGCTTGTCGATGTATATGGGATGGGCGTGCTCATTGTTGGACAGAGTTCCATCGGGAAAAGTGAAACGGCGCTTGAACTTGTAAAGCGTGGCCATCGTCTGGTGGCAGATGATGCCGTGGAAGTGCGACAGACACAGGAGAATCAACTGATTGGCAGCGCTCCGGAGCTTATTCAGCATTTGCTTGAAATTCGTGGCGTTGGCATTATTAATGTCATGACGCTTTTCGGTGCCGGGGCGATTCGGAACTTTAAACGGATCACACTTGTCATTCGCCTGGAGACCTGGGACCCGGAGAAACAGTATGAGCGTCTGGGATTAGATGAAGAGAAATTGAAAATTTTGGATACGGAATTGCCGCAGATTACGATTCCAGTTCGTCCAGGGCGCAATCTGGCTGTTATCGTGGAAGTGGCGTCGATGAACTTCCGTCTGAAGCGCATGGGCTATAATGCAGCGGTTGTGTTCAGTAAGAAGCTGACAGATACGATCGAGGAAGCAGCAGACGACATCTAGGAGGGATACTATATGATTATGGCTCTTAATCCGATCGCGTTCCATCTGGGGCCGATCTCTGTACACTGGTATGGAATTATTCTTGGAACAGCGTCGCTTGTTGGATTGCTGCTCGCCCTGCGAGAAGCGCGTCGCGTTGGCATGGACCCGGAGATTATTATGGATGCGGTTATGTACGGAGTTCCAGCTGCGATTATTGGGGCGCGTATTTATTATGTTATTTTTCGCTGGGATGAATATTACAGCACGCATCCGAGTGAGATTATTGCAATCTGGCATGGTGGAATTGCGATTCATGGTGCGTTAATTGGATCGATCCTAGCAGGCTATATTTATTCCCGAGTTAAAAATATTTCGTTCTGGCGTTTGATAGACATTGTGGCACCGAGCCTAATTATCGGACAAGGGATTGGTCGCTGGGGGAATTTTATGAATCAGGAAGCGCACGGTGGACCTGTGACGCTGGAGTTCTTGCAGGGACTGCATCTGCCGCAGTTTATTATAAATCAGATGCACATCCTTGATCCGGTAACGAATACATACCAGTATTATCATCCAACATTCCTATATGAATCCATCTGGGACATCGCGGGCTTCTTGCTTCTTATTACGATTCGCCGGGTGATTAAAGTACGGCGCGGAGAGTTGTTCCTGACGTATATCATCTGGTATTCGATTGGACGTTTTTTTATAGAGGGACTGCGGACGGACAGTTTGATGCTGACAGAGTACCTGCGTATGGCACAGGTGATTAGTTTGGTGCTGATTGTACTGGCACTGATCCTGATGGTTGTACGTCGCCGCCTTGGTTATGCGGATAAGCGATATGGAGAAGAGTGAGAAACAATACGTACATTAGGAAGGAAGGGATACAATGCTGCGATATGAGTATGTGCTGTTTGATCTTGATGGTACACTGATTGATACGAACAACCTGATTTTAACCTCATTTATGTATACATTAGAAAAATACTATCCAGGCAAATATACGCGTGACGACATTCTCCCGCATATGGGTAAGCCGCTGTATGACCAGATGGAGATATTCGGACCCGAGCATGTGGACGAGCTGGTACAGGTGTATCGTGAGCATAATGACCTCGTACATGACGAACTCGTACGTGAATTTCCGAATGTTGTGCAGACGGTACGTGATTTGGCAGCTATGGGTGTAAAAATGGGGATCGTAACTACAAAACAACGCCATACTGCGGAGATGGGGGTACGCATATTCGGACTTGATCCGTACATGGACGCATTTGTAGCGTATCAGGATACGGAAGAACACAAACCGCATCCAGCACCGGTGTTAAAAGCAATCGAATTACTTGGTGCTGACCCGGCTCGTACATTAATGGTTGGGGATAGTCAGTACGATATTCAGGCAGCACAAAATGCGGGTGTGGCATCAGCCGGTGTAGCTTGGAGTCTGAAGGGGGCGGCGTTTCTTTCTACATTCGAGCCAACGCATCTGCTAAATGATATATCCGACTTAATTCAGATCGTCAAGAAGCCGGTAGAAAACACATAAGAGGTGGCATATGGCAAAGCGAAATACAGAACGCTACCCGGTGACGGGCGCCAATTCACTCTGGCAGATTTATAAGACGGTGAGCTTTTGGAAGGTTATGAAATGCTTTACCGTTGTTCAACTGGCCCGCTACATGCCATGGCTTCCGGTGAAAAACTGGATGTACCGCCATTTGCTCGGCATGAAGATCGGCAGGCAGACATCGGTTGCACTGATGGTTATGATGGATTCGATGTTTCCAGAACGCATTTCGATTGGGGACAATAGCATTGTTGGATATAATACGACGATTCTTGCGCATGAGTATTTAATAGAAGAGTATCGGCTCGGAGATGTAAAGATCGGCTCGAACGTAATGATCGGGGCAAACTCGACGATTCTTCCTGGCGTGACGATTGGTGATGGGGCCATTGTGTCGGCAGCGACACTTGTGCATCAAGACGTGCCAGCCGGGGCGTTCGTAGGGGGGAATCCGATGCGGATCATCCGGCTTCCAAATTCATGAAGAGGTATGAGGCGAGAGGGAAGTATATGTTCAAACGCTGGCTGTTTCTTTTCGGCAGGGAAGTATGAACTGTCCGCTTCAGGGCAAGGCGGGGACCTGCAAAACATCTGGGTTATTTCTGCGATGGAGACAATTGCAGGTCTATCTCCCCACCTTGCCCTTACGCTGGGCTGGAAAAGAAAAGGCCTTGCTTTTTGAACATATACTTCCGGTGCTCACACTTTCATGATTTTTATTGAGTAAGAGAAGCGGAAGTGATTGTTTTGACAAGAACAGAGGAGACAGCGTTCGAAAAGCGCTGTCTTTTCTTTTCATAACCGAGCGGAGACAAGAAATGGGGATTAAGAACGGCAATTGTCTCCATCATTGAGAAGCCCAGATGTTTTGCCGTTCCCCCGTTTCTTGGCGGAGCGGGCAGTCTATACTTCTCCGCTGAAAAGAAACAACAAGCGTTCGAACGCTGTCTCCTCCTCGCCTGGCTCAAACCAATCGCTTTCTACCTCTTTACAAGAGTGAAGTCCCGTGGTAGACTTACAATCAATAAGAATCCTTTAGTTTGGTAGCGAACTAAAGGATAGAAAAGGAGAGAGACACTGATGTCGAGACCGTTAGGCTTTGAAAAACCGCTCGGTATGCGAGATGTACTCCCGGATTTATTGAAGAAACAGCGCAAGCTTGAAGATAAAGTAAAGCAGTGCATGGAACAATGGGGATATGCGGAGATTATGACCCCAACGCTTGAATACTACGATACAGTCGGGGGCGCGAGTGCCACTATTGATAACAAACTATTCAAATTACTCGATCGGCAGGGCAAAACCGTGGTGCTGCGGCCTGATATGACGGCCCCGATCGCACGTGTGGCGTCGTCACTTTTAAAAGATGAGCCGCTTCCCTTACGCCTGATGTACAGCGCGAGCGTATTCCGGGCACAAGCGAAAGAGGCAGGACGCAATGCGGAGTTTGTCCAGCTCGGCATTGAAAACATCGGCTCAGCGTCGGTGGATGCGGATGCAGAAGCGATAGCACTTGCTGTATCCGTGCTGAAAGCTGCAGGGGTACAAACGTTTAAAATTGCGATTGGGCATGTAGGATTTCTGGAGGGGCTGTTCGAAGAAACGGTTCCGCGCAAAGAAGACCGCGATGTGCTGCGAGAGTACTTGCACTGCCGTAATTATGTAGGGTTCCGCCAATATGTGAAAGAATTGCGGCTTCCGGCTGAAAACGAAGCGCGTCTGCGTGAGTTGCTGAAGCTGCGCGGTGGTAAGGAGCTCATTGCACGAGCTGAGGCGATTACGGTGAACGGCCAGGCACGCCGGGCCGTAGCGAACTTGTATGAATTATGGGAAGCGCTCGAAGCGTATCAAGTAACAGACTCTGTCATTCTGGATCTGAACATGAGCAGCAATCTTGATTACTATACAGGTGTTTTGTTCGAAGGGTATGCAGCAAATCAAGGGTTTGCCCTTTGTACAGGTGGACGATATGACGGCCTGATGGCACAGTTTGGACGTCCGTGTCCAGCTACCGGATTTGCTGTTCAAATGGATAGACTACTTGAAGCGGTAGGAGATATGCCAGTACAGGTGGAAAAAAGCTTGATTTTGTATCGGGCATCACAGCGTCAGGAGGCGTTGGAGCTAGCTAGTCGTATGCGCATGGAAGAAGGAAAAGTGGTGGTTGCTCAGCGGAAGGATGAATGGCTGGCGGCTGATTTTTCTCAATATACCGATATTATTGACCTGACGAAGGAGGGAGCATAATGGCGATGCAGGCAAGTGACCGATTAATTGTAGCGATGCCGAAGGGGCGGATTTTTGAAGAAGCGGCGGACCTGTTACGTCGTGCCGGGGTGCCGCTCCCACCGGAGTTTGACGATTCTCGGAAACTAATTGTTCCGGTTCCAGCAGCCAACCTTGATTTTATTCTCGCCAAGCCGACTGATGTTCCGACATACGTAGAGTACGGTGTGGCGGATATCGGAGTAGTTGGAAAAGATGTGTTACTTGAGGAAGACCGCGATGTATATGAGCTGCTTGATTTACAGATCAGCCGCTGTCGCCTGTCTGTTGCGGGCCTGCCAGACTGGAAACCAACCAGCGGCACGCCGCGTGTGGCGACCAAATATCCGCGTGTTGCATCGAAGTATTTCCGAGAGCAGGGCCAGCAGGTGGAAGTAATCAAGCTGAACGGCTCGATCGAGTTAGCTCCACTCATTGGACTTGCCGACCGGATTGTGGACATTGTGTCAACCGGACGTACATTACAAGAGAACGGTCTGGTTGAATTAGAAGAAATCGTGCCAATCACGACCCGCCTGATCGCCAATCGGGTAAGCTACCGGATGAAGAGCGAAGCGGTTGATTATGTATATGAGAAGTTCGCGTCAATTGTGGAGGAGAAATAAATGATACGCATTGTAGAGGCTAACAATTTTTCTACACGCCGCGATGTAGAGAACGGAACTGACATGCAGCGTGCGGCTGTGCTCGATATTTTGGCGCAAGTAAAACAGAACGGCGATCAAGCAGTACTCGATTATACAGCCCGCTTTGATGGCATTACGCTAGATCGCATGCGGGTAAGTGAAGCAGAATTTGCGGAGGCTGAGCAAAATATTAGCCCGGAAGTGCGCGAAGCGATCGAGGCAGCTGCGATCAACATTCGTGACTACCACAGCCGCCAGATGCGCCAATCATGGATGACTACAAAAGAATCGGGTACGATGCTTGGACAGCTGATTCGTCCATTGCAGCGTGTCGGTCTGTATGTACCGGGCGGCACAGCAGCGTATCCGTCCTCTGTCTTGATGAATGCCATTCCGGCACAGGTGGCCGGGGTAGAAGAGATTGCGATGGTTACGCCGCCAGGCAAGGATGGAAAGGTCAATCCAGGCGTGCTTGTAGCAGCGCAAACGCTTGGTGTGACAGAGATTTATAAAGTTGGCGGTGCTCAGGCGATTGCGGCTCTCACATATGGAACGGAAACGATCAAGCCGGTTGATAAAATTGTCGGTCCAGGTAATATCTACGTGGCACTAGCAAAACGTGAAGTATTCGGCTTAGTTGATATCGATATGGTAGCCGGACCGAGTGAGATTGTTGTGCTGGCAGATAACACAGCGAATCCTGGTTATGTGGCGGCTGACTTGCTGTCGCAGGCGGAACACGATGCGATGGCATCTTCTGTTCTGGTTACACCAAGCCGTACACTGGCCAAAGCGGTACAGCAGGAAGTCGAGAAACAACTTGCGGTTCTGCCGCGCCGGGAAATTGCCGAGAAATCCATTCGTGATCACGGTGCGATCTGCATCGTGGATAGTTTGGAACAAGGCATTGATGTAGTCAATCGTCTCGCTCCGGAACATCTTGAGGTCGTCGTGGAAGATGCGATGGAGTATGTAGGTAAGCTGAAAAACGCCGGGGCGATATTCCTTGGTGCATACAGCTCGGAGCCGGTAGGCGACTACTTTGCCGGACCGAACCACGTTCTGCCAACGAATGGTACAGCACGCTTCTCATCCCCGCTTAATGTGGATGACTTCCTGAAGAAAACAAGCTTGATTTCATACAGCCGTCAGGATTTATTGGCGAACGGACAAAAAATCGTGGCACTTGCCCGCCAGGAGGGGCTTGAAGCACACGCGAGGGCGATCCAGATGCGCCTCGATAACGAACAGAACTAGGGGGAACCAGCATGCGTCAGGCATCTATTGCACGTAAGACAAATGAAACGGACATTACTTTATCGTTTGCGGTTGACGGAGAAGGCCGCAGTGAGTTAAAAACGGATGTTCCATTTCTTGACCATATGCTCGATTTGTTTACAAAGCATGGCCAATTCGACCTGAATGTACAGGCAAAAGGCGATATCGAGATTGACTACCACCATACGGTAGAAGATATTGCGATCTGTTTAGGTCAAGCGCTGCGAGAAGCACTTGGTGACAAGAAAGGGATTAAGCGGTACGCAAGCGTATTTGTTCCGATGGATGAAGCATTGGGTCAGGTCATTATTGACATTAGTAACCGCCCGCACCTTGAATATCGTGCTGAATTCCCGTCTGCGAATGTCGGCAATTTCCCGGTTGAATTGTTCCATGAGTTTTTCTGGAAACTGGCACTTGAAGCACGCATTACGCTTCATATTATTGTGCACTACGGACATAACACGCACCACATGATTGAAGCGGTATTCAAAG
It contains:
- the uvrA gene encoding excinuclease ABC subunit UvrA, producing the protein MSRENIVIKGARAHNLKNVDITIPRDKFVVLTGLSGSGKSSLAFDTIYAEGQRRYVESLSAYARQFLGQMDKPDVDSIEGLSPAISIDQKTTSRNPRSTVGTVTEIYDYLRLLYARVGRPHCPEHGIEITAQTVEQMVDRIVAYPEKTRLQILAPLVQGRKGEHVKLLEETRTQGYVRVRIDGEVRDLSEEIKLEKNKKHTIEVVIDRIVVKEGIESRLADSLETALRLAEGRVLVDVMEKEELLFSQNLACPTCGFSMSELEPRLFSFNSPFGACSTCDGLGSQLEVDHDLVVPDKTKSVNEGALDPWNSSTSEYYGQILSCVAKHYAIDLDKPFEELTDEQQHVLLFGSGKEELLFRYKSDFSTTVRETHTTFEGVVNNVQRRYRETGSDHVRQQLELYMSQKDCPTCKGDRLRPEALAVLIGGKSIAYVTDLSVVDAHVFFDTLALTDKEMQIARLILKEIKARLQFLVDVGLDYLTMSRSAGTLSGGEAQRIRLATQIGSSLMGVLYILDEPSIGLHQRDNARLIKTLEHMRDLGNTLIVVEHDEDTMMAADYIIDIGPGAGIHGGQVVAQGTPKEVMDDPNSLTGQYLSGRKFIPVPLERRQSNGKWIKVTGAKENNLRNVTLNVPLGVFTCVTGVSGSGKSTLINEILHKALARDLHKSKAKPGSFRKIEGIEHLDKVIDIDQSPIGRTPRSNPATYTGVFDDIRDLFAQTNEAKMRGYQKGRFSFNVKGGRCEACRGDGIIKIEMHFLPDVYVPCEVCHSKRYNRETLEVRYKGKNIADVLAMTVEDALEFFKNIPRIQRKMQTLFDVGLGYVKLGQPATTLSGGEAQRVKLASELYRRSNGKTLYILDEPTTGLHIDDIDRLLRVLQRLVDAGDSVLVIEHNLDVIKTADHIVDLGPDGGSRGGAIVGEGTPEDLVKVEESYTAHFLAPVLARDRERSEARLQMR
- the hprK gene encoding HPr(Ser) kinase/phosphatase, translated to MKKTYVRDIINYFHLKVAAGEAGVRREITVSDISRPGLEIAGHFQFYPAERVQLLGQKEMSFFSMLSDAEKEESAGRLLDEKTPCICVAHGCEIPTILLEKAEERGIPVLTSPLATTKLSSKLTTYLEGRLAPTTTMHGVLVDVYGMGVLIVGQSSIGKSETALELVKRGHRLVADDAVEVRQTQENQLIGSAPELIQHLLEIRGVGIINVMTLFGAGAIRNFKRITLVIRLETWDPEKQYERLGLDEEKLKILDTELPQITIPVRPGRNLAVIVEVASMNFRLKRMGYNAAVVFSKKLTDTIEEAADDI
- the lgt gene encoding prolipoprotein diacylglyceryl transferase, which produces MIMALNPIAFHLGPISVHWYGIILGTASLVGLLLALREARRVGMDPEIIMDAVMYGVPAAIIGARIYYVIFRWDEYYSTHPSEIIAIWHGGIAIHGALIGSILAGYIYSRVKNISFWRLIDIVAPSLIIGQGIGRWGNFMNQEAHGGPVTLEFLQGLHLPQFIINQMHILDPVTNTYQYYHPTFLYESIWDIAGFLLLITIRRVIKVRRGELFLTYIIWYSIGRFFIEGLRTDSLMLTEYLRMAQVISLVLIVLALILMVVRRRLGYADKRYGEE
- the ppaX gene encoding pyrophosphatase PpaX, which encodes MLRYEYVLFDLDGTLIDTNNLILTSFMYTLEKYYPGKYTRDDILPHMGKPLYDQMEIFGPEHVDELVQVYREHNDLVHDELVREFPNVVQTVRDLAAMGVKMGIVTTKQRHTAEMGVRIFGLDPYMDAFVAYQDTEEHKPHPAPVLKAIELLGADPARTLMVGDSQYDIQAAQNAGVASAGVAWSLKGAAFLSTFEPTHLLNDISDLIQIVKKPVENT
- a CDS encoding acyltransferase, which produces MAKRNTERYPVTGANSLWQIYKTVSFWKVMKCFTVVQLARYMPWLPVKNWMYRHLLGMKIGRQTSVALMVMMDSMFPERISIGDNSIVGYNTTILAHEYLIEEYRLGDVKIGSNVMIGANSTILPGVTIGDGAIVSAATLVHQDVPAGAFVGGNPMRIIRLPNS
- a CDS encoding ATP phosphoribosyltransferase regulatory subunit, giving the protein MSRPLGFEKPLGMRDVLPDLLKKQRKLEDKVKQCMEQWGYAEIMTPTLEYYDTVGGASATIDNKLFKLLDRQGKTVVLRPDMTAPIARVASSLLKDEPLPLRLMYSASVFRAQAKEAGRNAEFVQLGIENIGSASVDADAEAIALAVSVLKAAGVQTFKIAIGHVGFLEGLFEETVPRKEDRDVLREYLHCRNYVGFRQYVKELRLPAENEARLRELLKLRGGKELIARAEAITVNGQARRAVANLYELWEALEAYQVTDSVILDLNMSSNLDYYTGVLFEGYAANQGFALCTGGRYDGLMAQFGRPCPATGFAVQMDRLLEAVGDMPVQVEKSLILYRASQRQEALELASRMRMEEGKVVVAQRKDEWLAADFSQYTDIIDLTKEGA
- the hisG gene encoding ATP phosphoribosyltransferase, producing MAMQASDRLIVAMPKGRIFEEAADLLRRAGVPLPPEFDDSRKLIVPVPAANLDFILAKPTDVPTYVEYGVADIGVVGKDVLLEEDRDVYELLDLQISRCRLSVAGLPDWKPTSGTPRVATKYPRVASKYFREQGQQVEVIKLNGSIELAPLIGLADRIVDIVSTGRTLQENGLVELEEIVPITTRLIANRVSYRMKSEAVDYVYEKFASIVEEK
- the hisD gene encoding histidinol dehydrogenase, whose protein sequence is MIRIVEANNFSTRRDVENGTDMQRAAVLDILAQVKQNGDQAVLDYTARFDGITLDRMRVSEAEFAEAEQNISPEVREAIEAAAINIRDYHSRQMRQSWMTTKESGTMLGQLIRPLQRVGLYVPGGTAAYPSSVLMNAIPAQVAGVEEIAMVTPPGKDGKVNPGVLVAAQTLGVTEIYKVGGAQAIAALTYGTETIKPVDKIVGPGNIYVALAKREVFGLVDIDMVAGPSEIVVLADNTANPGYVAADLLSQAEHDAMASSVLVTPSRTLAKAVQQEVEKQLAVLPRREIAEKSIRDHGAICIVDSLEQGIDVVNRLAPEHLEVVVEDAMEYVGKLKNAGAIFLGAYSSEPVGDYFAGPNHVLPTNGTARFSSPLNVDDFLKKTSLISYSRQDLLANGQKIVALARQEGLEAHARAIQMRLDNEQN
- the hisB gene encoding imidazoleglycerol-phosphate dehydratase HisB, which produces MRQASIARKTNETDITLSFAVDGEGRSELKTDVPFLDHMLDLFTKHGQFDLNVQAKGDIEIDYHHTVEDIAICLGQALREALGDKKGIKRYASVFVPMDEALGQVIIDISNRPHLEYRAEFPSANVGNFPVELFHEFFWKLALEARITLHIIVHYGHNTHHMIEAVFKALGRALDEATMIDPRVKGVPSTKGML